In a single window of the Pontibacter russatus genome:
- a CDS encoding DUF4136 domain-containing protein, whose translation MKRDKIDSTPPGLFCLLLLLLALSGCARLPLADVQYTYDHGINFRKFRTFSWYKAEVPTPVAGGAGPQFTTLIDDRVKRAVASELVKQGLTLVFDEEPDLLVAYDIAVDTAQLVAQDYNLAPGYGYAYWYGYRYRYSYTGVPNYRSIEKYDIGTLVVDLIDPDTNQLIWRGWLDADINPTALDDSYISVIVASIMSQFPPTPDATR comes from the coding sequence ATGAAGCGCGATAAAATTGACTCCACGCCCCCCGGCCTCTTTTGCCTCCTGTTGCTCCTGCTGGCCCTGAGCGGCTGTGCGCGGCTCCCGCTGGCCGACGTGCAGTATACATACGACCACGGTATCAACTTCAGGAAATTCCGGACGTTCTCCTGGTACAAGGCAGAGGTGCCCACACCCGTGGCCGGCGGCGCTGGTCCGCAGTTCACGACGCTGATCGACGACCGTGTGAAAAGGGCAGTGGCCAGTGAGTTGGTGAAGCAGGGGCTGACACTGGTGTTCGACGAGGAGCCCGACCTGCTGGTGGCTTACGACATTGCCGTGGACACTGCCCAGCTTGTGGCGCAGGACTACAACCTGGCGCCGGGGTATGGCTACGCCTACTGGTACGGCTACCGCTATCGCTACAGCTATACTGGTGTGCCCAACTACAGGAGCATAGAAAAATACGACATCGGCACACTCGTCGTCGACCTCATCGACCCTGACACCAACCAGTTGATCTGGCGCGGCTGGTTAGACGCCGACATCAACCCTACCGCCCTCGACGACTCCTATATCTCCGTGATAGTGGCCAGCATCATGTCGCAGTTCCCGCCCACGCCGGATGCTACCAGGTAG
- a CDS encoding TonB-dependent receptor: MKLPLPLYTIVLFFLVLSLPQALLAQRLVSGQVLDARSELPLEGVTITASSGEQAVSNETGGFGLTVPETARRLSFSYLGYRTQSLAIPSEGRELRVLLQPTGASLQEVVVTGYQTNRPLLETAGALSVVGSEVLQRFDESSLVRAINTVPGVRMEERAPASYRISIRGSSLRSPYGIRNVKLYYNGIPLTEATGVTQLNLLNAANFSQVEILKGPTASIYGAGTGGTILLEPRRAEAGKSQLEVGATAGSYGLRRYAATASSGSEKSNLLVQYSRQQYDGYRDQSALDRHVLLISPEFYISDRQTVAASILYSNLYYELPGGLTRQQYDENPRQARGGVFGSVAQNASMNQEAINIGVKQAYQFSDSWQNTTAIYGSHRYQDHPFNTDYERNAYQEFGGRTSFVNKSHIGSIATTYTFGGEFQRGLEVARTYENQGGSPDSLRSDDEIVSKTGFAFAQAELELPADIIATVALSLNDTQYDITRLAQATSGGPYNYIRDFEAVLSPRVALLKRLTNEVSVHASVSSGFSPPTEEEILTSEGTLNQNLEAEKGVNYEAGIRGFALKSRLTFDVVGFYFRLSETIVSRQDISSVAVFRNVGSTSQKGIETMLGYMIIDDARLTLSQLRVWGSYTYNHFRFKEYQRDDMVLSGNKLTGVAPHTATAGIDVLTKPGLYLYTTANYVDEIPLNDENTVYSDAYLVLGARVGYKRQLAGRLGLDIFGGADNLTDEKYSLGNDLNAFGGRFFQPATDRSFYGGIRVSYNL, encoded by the coding sequence ATGAAACTGCCCTTACCTCTATATACTATAGTTCTCTTTTTCCTGGTGCTTTCGCTGCCGCAGGCGCTGTTGGCCCAGCGGCTCGTGAGCGGGCAGGTGCTGGACGCCCGGAGCGAGCTGCCGCTGGAGGGCGTGACCATAACGGCCAGCAGCGGCGAGCAGGCCGTCAGCAACGAGACGGGCGGATTTGGCCTGACGGTGCCGGAGACGGCGCGGCGGCTGAGCTTCAGCTACCTGGGCTACCGGACGCAGAGCCTTGCCATCCCTTCGGAGGGGCGGGAACTGCGCGTGCTGCTGCAACCCACGGGCGCCAGTCTGCAGGAGGTGGTGGTGACGGGCTACCAGACCAACCGGCCCCTGCTGGAGACTGCCGGGGCGCTGAGCGTGGTGGGAAGCGAGGTGCTGCAGCGGTTCGATGAGAGTTCTTTGGTGCGGGCCATCAACACGGTGCCGGGCGTGCGGATGGAGGAACGGGCCCCTGCCAGTTACCGCATCTCCATTCGGGGCAGTTCACTGCGCTCGCCCTACGGCATCCGGAACGTGAAACTCTACTACAACGGTATCCCGCTGACCGAAGCCACCGGCGTCACGCAACTCAACCTGCTCAATGCGGCCAACTTCAGCCAGGTGGAGATTCTGAAAGGCCCTACCGCCAGCATATATGGCGCGGGCACCGGTGGCACCATCCTGCTGGAGCCGCGACGCGCCGAGGCCGGAAAAAGCCAGTTGGAGGTCGGCGCCACTGCCGGGTCATATGGCTTGCGGCGCTATGCTGCCACGGCCAGTTCAGGCTCGGAGAAAAGCAACCTGCTGGTGCAGTACAGCCGCCAGCAGTACGACGGCTACCGCGATCAGTCTGCCCTGGACCGCCACGTACTCCTGATCTCCCCCGAGTTTTATATATCCGACAGGCAAACGGTGGCCGCCAGCATCCTCTACTCCAACCTGTATTACGAGCTGCCGGGCGGCCTCACGCGCCAACAATACGACGAGAACCCGCGCCAGGCCCGGGGCGGCGTGTTCGGGAGCGTGGCCCAGAACGCCTCCATGAACCAGGAAGCCATCAACATTGGGGTGAAGCAGGCGTACCAGTTCAGCGACAGCTGGCAAAACACCACCGCTATCTACGGGTCGCACCGCTACCAGGACCACCCGTTCAACACCGATTACGAACGCAACGCTTACCAGGAATTTGGCGGCCGCACCAGCTTTGTGAACAAGAGCCATATCGGCAGCATCGCCACTACTTATACTTTCGGGGGTGAGTTCCAGCGTGGGCTGGAGGTGGCCCGCACCTACGAGAATCAGGGCGGCAGCCCCGACTCGCTCCGCTCAGACGACGAGATTGTCTCCAAAACAGGCTTTGCGTTTGCCCAGGCCGAACTGGAACTTCCCGCCGACATCATCGCCACCGTCGCCCTGAGCCTGAACGATACGCAGTACGACATTACGCGGCTGGCGCAGGCCACGAGCGGCGGACCCTACAATTACATCCGTGACTTTGAAGCGGTGCTGTCGCCGCGGGTGGCCTTGCTCAAGCGCCTCACCAACGAGGTGTCGGTGCATGCCAGCGTGAGCTCCGGTTTCTCGCCTCCCACCGAAGAGGAAATCCTGACCTCGGAGGGTACGCTGAACCAGAATTTGGAAGCGGAGAAAGGGGTGAACTACGAGGCAGGCATCCGCGGGTTTGCCCTGAAAAGCCGCCTCACGTTTGATGTGGTGGGGTTCTACTTCCGCCTCAGCGAGACCATCGTAAGCCGGCAGGACATCTCCAGTGTGGCGGTGTTCAGAAACGTGGGGTCCACTTCGCAGAAAGGTATCGAAACTATGCTGGGTTATATGATTATTGACGATGCGCGGCTCACGTTGAGCCAGCTGCGCGTGTGGGGCAGCTATACCTACAATCACTTCCGCTTCAAAGAGTACCAGCGCGACGACATGGTGCTGTCCGGCAACAAACTGACAGGCGTGGCACCGCACACCGCCACAGCAGGTATAGATGTCCTCACTAAGCCAGGTCTTTACTTATATACCACCGCAAACTATGTGGATGAGATTCCGCTGAACGACGAGAACACCGTTTACTCCGATGCTTACCTTGTTTTGGGTGCGCGCGTGGGATATAAACGGCAGTTGGCAGGCCGCCTCGGGCTGGACATCTTCGGCGGGGCCGATAACTTGACGGACGAAAAATACAGCCTTGGCAACGACCTGAACGCCTTCGGTGGCCGCTTCTTCCAGCCCGCCACCGACCGTAGCTTCTACGGTGGCATCCGGGTGAGCTATAATTTGTAG